In Hemibagrus wyckioides isolate EC202008001 linkage group LG16, SWU_Hwy_1.0, whole genome shotgun sequence, the sequence AAACGGACAAATGAACAGGTTTGAGTTTTTCGCCAGCTCTgaaaacactctgtgtgtgtgtgtgaatgatgttTTCCATTCAAGGTGTAACAGACATGTGTTTGTGATTTAATGAAGATGTTTTCATCCTCAGCAGGAAGAAGATAACACGCCACAGCTGAAAGTGCAGAGAGGTGAGTTTATCTCCGGAGGCATTGATCTCACCTAAATATGATTaactgtattttctttttttagacagGAAGCAGTTTTATTGCTTCTGCATTCCAGCCTAAtgcttgtgtgtttataatgtttctgtttttgttgtgtgtgtgtgtgtaagtggaaGAGAATCAAGACAAGGATGTGGAGAAGGCCCCAGAGAGCACTAACGGCCAGGAGGCTTCTGATGAACCCCAAGTGGTGGACAAGGACTGGGATCAGCGCGAGTATCTGCGCTCCTTGTTCGACGTGGTGGTCATGATGGGACGGCAGAACATCCCACTTCAGGGCCACTCTGACAAAGAGCCAAGGAGCAAAGCCTTCACTCCCAGCAACTTCCAGGCGCTGCTGGAATTCCGCATCAACGCCGGCGATGATGCGCTCCGGAGGAGGTTCGAGACATCGCCTGCCAGTTTGGAGTTCTGCTCGTCCACACAGCTGCAGCAGATCTTGGAGGTATGCGAGAAGTGTGTTTGCAAGGAGCTGCTCTCCGAGGTGAAGGAGGCACGCTTTTTCTCTCTGGTCATGGAAAACGTTGTGGATATCGCCGGGGAGAGCAGAATTCCCACCTTCATCCGCTTTGTGGATCAGAACAACTGTCTGCGTGAGGAGTTTTTTGGATTCCTGCTCTTCGAAGGGGAGGCAGAAAGCATCGCCACAAACGTCTGTGCTGAAATATCAGAGAACGGGCTGAGCATGGAGGACTGCAGGGGGCAGGCGTACTTCAGCACCGGCGTCCATGCTGCCAAAATGAAAGCCGTTGCCACCAAACTGAGCGAGCTCTATCCATTAGCCGTGCTCACGCCCAGCGCCGGCCATGCCCTAAACATCAGCCTGGCCAACAGCATGCACTTGACGAGCGTGCACCTAGTCATGTCCACCCTGAAGAAGATCGATGCGTTCTTCAGCAGGTCTCCTCTTCTGCTGGATCAGCTGGAGAGCGCCATTTCGATTTATTACCAGGGGAACGAGGAGAAGGGGAACGCCCTCAAGCAGGTGTGTCGCACTGACTGGACGCAGCAACATGATGTCTTCGAGGTGGCCATCGACCTCCTGGAGTCTCTGCTCCTCTGCATGGACAGCATCCACGACAATGAGGAGCTGAAGTGGAGCGACGAGATCGCGCATGAGGCCTTCGTGGTCTCAGAGGCACTGGCAGACTTTGAGTTTGTGATGGCACTGGTGGTCTTGAAGAACACACTATCGTTTTCCAGGGCATTCGGGAAGAACCTACAGGGGCAAACCAGCGAGGTCTTCTTTGCTGCCAACAGCTTGCCGGCCGTTCTGCACTCGCTCAATGAGGTCCTCGAGAACATTGAGGTGTATCACGAGTTCTGGTTCGAGGAAGCGGTAAACCTCGCCGCCGCCTTGGAGATTCCCGTCAAAATCCCCAGGCTCTTCTTTAGGAAGCAGCGCCCCGACGCAGGAGATGAGATCCAACCTGAAACCTACTACAAGGTCCACCTGACATTCCCGGTAGTCACTCAGGTCATCAAGGAGCTGAGCGATTTCTTCTCCGAGAATCACCTCAACGCGCTCAGGTCCCTGTCCTTCGTTCCGGCCATCATGTCACAGCTCAAGTACAACACGGAGGAGAACAGCGCCGATGTCTACAAGAATGATCTTCCCAATCCTGAAACGCTTCCCACCGAGCTCAACTGCTGGAAGATCAAGTGGAAGCACGGCACCAAAAACGTCACGCTGCCCTCCACCATCTACGAGACACTCCAGCTGTCCGACGTCAAGTTTTTCCCCAACGTGTGCGCGCTCCTTAAGGTCCTCCATTGCCTCCCGGTGCTGTCACTCACAGAGGAGAAGTGCAGCGAGGCAAGGAGGCGCCTCACGGCATATCTGCAGGATACGCCccccaaacacagacacaagagCCTGGCACTGTTTACCCTTAACTGTGCAGTGAGGGTGGATGTGGACCTGATGGTGGAGGCGTATCTCACAACGTACCCGGACAAAGAGACGACGGAAGAACCTGCGTGATTAACACTGCAAAAATAAGATTTAGCGCTCAGTCTAATATTGTAGATTGTGAGGCAGATTTAGCAGTGACCAGTGTTGCTATGGGAACAAGGGCAGAGTTTAAATTCTGTTTGATGAGCCAATTactctcatcacatcactcctgGGCATCAGCTTTAAACGTTATCAGCTTGACATGAGGCTTAGTGGCCATCTTTCTTTTGTGCTACACTAACCTTCataattcttttctttatttttaaaatttcttatctcttttctttcgctaatctttctttcttttttattgtacgttcagcagtgtgtgtgtgtctgtgtgtgactgagttgCACTGGAAGTGAATCAGAAATGATCAGACTCTTGTGTGTTATAATGAAGTTGTGTTTGTTATCATCAACTTGTTAAAACCCGTTTCTGCTTTTCTGATTACTcaatatggaaaaaataaataaatattttactttaggcatcacatctgtgtgtgtgtgtgtgtgtcatgaaaTCAGTTCCACCCCAAGAAAAGCACAAAGCTGTTCTATTTAATCTGTACCTTAGAATATCTGCTTTatatttctgttgtgttttcatTGTTTAGAGAATTTTTTACTAAAATCACAGGTTGGGTTATTGAAGCGTTTCGATTTTTAGCGTCATCATTTTCATCTGTTCTGATTTTTATCAAGGGCTTGCATCACAAACTGATAAACGAATCTGTGAGCTGTGCTTTATAAAGCTCATGTTcatgttttcttcatttctgtctctctctccctccatttcccccttttccttttctcttttcactaCTTTTGTCTCTCTCATGTTTTCTTTATCCACTTTTCTAGTccactttcctttttctttatttggagagagagagagagtgtgtgtgtgttctgattacTTTCTTTCAACTCTTGCAGTTCTTTCTAGGAaagattattatcattattattacacattcagtttatttttcatttggcATTTTATTGAGGTCGGAAacttaaatgtataaataagcAAGAAATCAAAACCTAAATAAAGAATATAATTTGTGCTTTGCACGCGTTAATTCTGTTGTTTAATGGAGAGCTCCCCCATGGCCCTCGCGCGCGCTGTTCACTTCCGTTCTGCAGCTTAGTTCACTTCCGGCTCGGATCAAGCAGCCGTGCTACAATCTCGCTGTGAAATctcgctcgcacacacacacacacacacacaccacaacaaggAAACGATGCTTTGGCTTTAAACGCTACGATCAAGCCGCGTGCGCGCATTTCTGCGTCAACGTTAGATGATTTACATAGCGGAAGATTTTGGTTATGTTCTTGGCCATGCACACTTTGCTCTTTTGACTGAACAGGAGCGCAGTTTAAGTCCAAAATGCCCGACTGCTGCGCCGCAGCCGACTGTAAGCAGAGCTCTGACCAGCGCAACGTCTCCTTCTTCAGATTTCCTCTAGACCCCGAGCGGTGAGGAGACTTCACTCTTTATTTATCTGTGTCTGCCTATATCTTTATTTTCAACTGCAGCCCAGCCGTGGCGCTGATGGTGCTCAATTGTTCTgtctaaaatgaaacaaaattagCATCCTTTGCTAGCGAGTTAGCCACTTAGCTCGCTAATTCCTCCCCTTTGATTCAATGAATGTAAGCTAGCTCGCTAATCCTCCTCTTTGGCTCAGCTCTTTGCTAGATGTTCAGCCAACACGCTTTGTTAATGGTTTCCTTACGAATTTATAATTCCTGCATTAACACTCTTTTGTGTGCGAGTCGATAAATTTGgcttttttccacttttttttccacGGTGACTGCACGAGAATGGTTCGTGTCCTCGAGCGCCATCTTCCGGTCAGCCTCAAAATGGTGGCTTCTGTTTCctatttctgtaaatatgtcaAAGTGGCAGTCTTGGAGCTTTTATTTCTACTTGACGAGTCGTATTATATACACCAATAAGATAAATACGCACTAAAATAGGTTTGAAGTTATGTTCAGTTttggaaataaattaatttaatatttttttgatGACTCATTCTGTACTAGTCTTGTGCTCAGCCAAATAAATGGTTTCTAGAAGGTATATAACCCCGCCCCTGGGGGCGTGTCCTGCTCTACAGTAGTAGCTCTTTAGCAGTAAACGTGGTCAGTCTGCGTGTGTTTGGCCATGCGTCTTCCCTTGTGTCACTTTTCCCTTTTCCAAATCTGACTGGTGGAGAATAAATTGTTGGAGTTGAATCGTGTGGGTGTGAGTTTGTAGGAGGTGGCAGGAATGCGTCTCCGTCAAACATGTTCTGCCCTTATACTCTGTCAGGgcttctccatcagtaagagtaAGATGTCAGACACGTCCCCCGCTGGGGGTGTGGCCCCGTGTATCTCAAACGCTGTTCGCTTCAATATCACTCTGACTGCCTGTTTTAAAAGGAAATCCAGCATCATACAGACTCTAACCACGTCTCTCACGGCGGTTCATTGGGATTTTAAAATCTGGACTTTTACATTCTCTTGTGTAGCTCTGCATACAGTTCACTGAAGTGTAAGCTCTGCATACACttcattatgaataataatagtgaattatttttacattgATGCCATTAATGGGTGTGTTTGAAGCAGACGTCTGTTATTCAGCCCCATTGTGTTGTCAAAAATGAACATTAtagaaattatttaataaaaacaccttttattataattttgtgCTGTGTGTCTAGAACACTCTTAATCTAAACAATTCAACAAAATTACCGTCAACGTCTCTAATGTGGTTGCTGTGGTTTATTCTGGAAGCATCTTAAGACATTTGCCTTGCTTTTCTTAggaaattcttttttctttaggAAAAATCAtaattctttccttcttttaatTGTTGTAACTCATGATGATTACTATACAGAAccatctgcattttttgggtgGGTCCAAGGCGGAAAGTCCAGTAACTTTCATGGATTAGTTTAAGTTTAATATAGATTAAGTTTAACTATTAATCTTTATCTTCTGCTGATGTTGCAGTTATGACTAACAGAAttacaacaaaacataaaattCTGCAATTCTACAAATAAACATCCCTCAGCAGCAATTTAGATGATCTCCCCCCATTTTCTGAGTGATCAGGTCCATTTCTTGGTCAGATCCTGTGCTTTGTAATGAAGAAGCTAGCCACCTGAGATGGTTGATTTTCACTGATATTGAAAATTGTGAATAATAATTGATCCTGTCTGTCGTCAGATGTAAGCAGTGGGTGGGGAACTGTCGCAGACCGGACCTGCAGACTAAAACGCCTGAGTACTTGCACAGAAACTTTAAACTGTGCTCAAGACACTTTGAAACCTCCCTGATACAGAAGGAAGTAAGTGCACATGTACTTctgtcttttccttctttttacaTGTTGGTTGATTCAACTCTTAATGTCAAAAATAACCATCGGATCCTGTAGGAAAAGcatttttaattctgttttgCGTTTCAGAGCGAACTCAAAACGGTTTTAAAGGACGGAGCCATCCCGACCATATTTGACTTTACGACCAAGAAGGGCAATGCTACAGCCCAGAACAGcaacaggaaaagaaagataCAAGCTGTATGTTTTTAAGAGAACCCTTCCCCCCCacaatttattcattcttttcaGGTTTTAATACACATCATACCAGTGCATCACTACACAGAGGTTGTGCTAAACAAGAATTTCTCATTTACTGAATTCTTAAAACACTGGCAGAAATTTCTGAAGGCCATCCAATGTTCATTCTTCTTCCACCATAGACAAAGCCCATCAAAACTATTCAGAACAATTTTACCGATTCCCTACCGAAGTGCCTGTGAGctccagatttatttattttaatcatggAGAGATCAAACATCCCACTGgacagaatttttaaaaatacaacatTTATGTACTGATGTTCTGATTGTTAGCAGCTGTGTCTTGAAtgaattaactagctaactcaCCAAGTGTGACCAATGTAGCCAGATTAGTTGCATTAATCTGGAATATTTTTTGCAAGTCATTACCTAAGCCATGTTTACATTGGCAACAGGAATATCTCTGTTGATTACCAGACATTACAACACTGTCGTTGCTTGTGCGGTATGAAAAGATGTTATTTTTAaggtatatttttattattagataaGGTACCAAAACTTTTTGCCAgtctttttattccatttgaACACCGAAGTATTTTGTACAGTTTTTGGTATATGGGCAAGGGTCTTATGGTAGTGTGGGGGCAGGGTTTATAATTATGGTCAATGCTGATTGGTTAAGCCGTCTACTTTaaacttgtacacacacacacacacgtatcttTTCGAAGAACGTGTATTTATAACTCATGATTAGTGACATTTATGGTAGACATTTAAAAATCTTTGTGATTATGGCAACACATttcaatgattttttatttattatttttttctttctttctttcttttgctgcATTTTCAGACTGCAGCTGAACCTCTGGAGGCAAAAAAGGTGAAAGGTTAGTGGTTTCATTTTTCTTAAAAACTTTTTAGACATATTTTGCAGATTGCAAAAGAtctaaaaatcattattttttttcgtCCTGAAGATGACGCCCAGCCGGAGACAGTGGCACAAAATGTAATTGAAGACTCAACAGAGAACGCTGTAGAACAGGAGCCTGCACCAGTCAGACCAGAAAAGGAGGATCCTGCTACGTCCAAAGCCAAGGAAACTCTGAAGAGCCACTTTAAGGAGACATTAGCATTCACTGGCTTCAGCATCGTCAACAATGTCGCTGCCAGTGCTACAAAGACTATGGGTGGTGGAGCCGTCGG encodes:
- the thap12a gene encoding THAP domain containing 12a isoform X1 produces the protein MPNFCAALHCSRMSSHSVLAFFRFPRDPERCKKWVENCSRSDLRDKTPEHLNKYHRLCARHFEPDLILKTSPFRTVLKDTAIPTIFDHPTRKRTNEQQEEDNTPQLKVQRVEENQDKDVEKAPESTNGQEASDEPQVVDKDWDQREYLRSLFDVVVMMGRQNIPLQGHSDKEPRSKAFTPSNFQALLEFRINAGDDALRRRFETSPASLEFCSSTQLQQILEVCEKCVCKELLSEVKEARFFSLVMENVVDIAGESRIPTFIRFVDQNNCLREEFFGFLLFEGEAESIATNVCAEISENGLSMEDCRGQAYFSTGVHAAKMKAVATKLSELYPLAVLTPSAGHALNISLANSMHLTSVHLVMSTLKKIDAFFSRSPLLLDQLESAISIYYQGNEEKGNALKQVCRTDWTQQHDVFEVAIDLLESLLLCMDSIHDNEELKWSDEIAHEAFVVSEALADFEFVMALVVLKNTLSFSRAFGKNLQGQTSEVFFAANSLPAVLHSLNEVLENIEVYHEFWFEEAVNLAAALEIPVKIPRLFFRKQRPDAGDEIQPETYYKVHLTFPVVTQVIKELSDFFSENHLNALRSLSFVPAIMSQLKYNTEENSADVYKNDLPNPETLPTELNCWKIKWKHGTKNVTLPSTIYETLQLSDVKFFPNVCALLKVLHCLPVLSLTEEKCSEARRRLTAYLQDTPPKHRHKSLALFTLNCAVRVDVDLMVEAYLTTYPDKETTEEPA
- the thap12a gene encoding THAP domain containing 12a isoform X2, whose amino-acid sequence is MPNFCAALHCSRMSSHSVLAFFRFPRDPERCKKWVENCSRSDLRDKTPEHLNKYHRLCARHFEPDLILKTSPFRTVLKDTAIPTIFDHPTRKRTNEQEEDNTPQLKVQRVEENQDKDVEKAPESTNGQEASDEPQVVDKDWDQREYLRSLFDVVVMMGRQNIPLQGHSDKEPRSKAFTPSNFQALLEFRINAGDDALRRRFETSPASLEFCSSTQLQQILEVCEKCVCKELLSEVKEARFFSLVMENVVDIAGESRIPTFIRFVDQNNCLREEFFGFLLFEGEAESIATNVCAEISENGLSMEDCRGQAYFSTGVHAAKMKAVATKLSELYPLAVLTPSAGHALNISLANSMHLTSVHLVMSTLKKIDAFFSRSPLLLDQLESAISIYYQGNEEKGNALKQVCRTDWTQQHDVFEVAIDLLESLLLCMDSIHDNEELKWSDEIAHEAFVVSEALADFEFVMALVVLKNTLSFSRAFGKNLQGQTSEVFFAANSLPAVLHSLNEVLENIEVYHEFWFEEAVNLAAALEIPVKIPRLFFRKQRPDAGDEIQPETYYKVHLTFPVVTQVIKELSDFFSENHLNALRSLSFVPAIMSQLKYNTEENSADVYKNDLPNPETLPTELNCWKIKWKHGTKNVTLPSTIYETLQLSDVKFFPNVCALLKVLHCLPVLSLTEEKCSEARRRLTAYLQDTPPKHRHKSLALFTLNCAVRVDVDLMVEAYLTTYPDKETTEEPA